The following proteins come from a genomic window of Salvia hispanica cultivar TCC Black 2014 chromosome 4, UniMelb_Shisp_WGS_1.0, whole genome shotgun sequence:
- the LOC125221496 gene encoding uncharacterized protein LOC125221496: protein MDAVMMHGSFDIDHKSNLKNPQKFHQNPIISNSNPSDAFRLSRFNSAGLLRPPPPPFLRRQSSQPPLLPLPTAVQKPRNPNKSKSPKKQGKNSPKKSKDAAPPLISFDARKCEIGGGLTSAAAAEVGDQAGIFSSSAVFTFSPPPSSLPLPSFSLRPRLGCKAAAGATDDLRRLLRLQ from the coding sequence ATGGATGCAGTTATGATGCATGGATCGTTTGATATTGATCACAAATCCAATCTcaaaaatccccaaaaattCCATCAGAATCCaatcatttcaaattcaaacccTTCCGACGCGTTCCGGCTATCCCGGTTCAACTCCGCCGGCCTTCTGcggcctccgccgccgccgtttCTCCGCCGCCAATCCTCACAGCCACCCCTGCTGCCCCTCCCCACCGCCGTCCAAAAACCTAGAAACCCTAACAAATCAAAATCTCCCAAAAAACAAGGCAAAAACTCGCCGAAGAAATCCAAGGATGCCGCGCCGCCGTTGATCTCATTCGATGCGAGAAAGTGTGAGATCGGCGGCGGCTTGacgtcggcggcggcggcggaggtcgGTGATCAGGCCGGCATTTTTTCTAGCTCGGCGGTGTTCACCTTCTCTCCGCCGCCGAGCAGCCTGCCTCTGCCGAGCTTCTCGCTGCGGCCGAGGCTCGGCTGCAAGGCGGCTGCCGGCGCCACCGATGATCTGCGGCGCCTTCTTCGGCTGCagtga